The following coding sequences are from one Capsicum annuum cultivar UCD-10X-F1 chromosome 3, UCD10Xv1.1, whole genome shotgun sequence window:
- the LOC107863841 gene encoding LOW QUALITY PROTEIN: protein SPIRRIG (The sequence of the model RefSeq protein was modified relative to this genomic sequence to represent the inferred CDS: substituted 1 base at 1 genomic stop codon), with protein sequence MKWATLLKDFKEKVGLAAQSPSAASSPSSSTSSPFRDTNVSFPIHDFTYSPSSDKHELELDFKRYWEEFRSSSSEKEKEKALNLTVDVFCRLVKQQANVALLITMLVETHIFSFVVGRAFVTDIEKLKLSSKIRSLEVERVLNFFSEVTKDGIRPGANLLYAIEVLVSGPVDKQSLLDSGILCCLIHILNSLLGPNEGYLRQKVSNDEELLQTEENKDNVESSRRLEVEGSVVHVMKALAAHPSAAQSLIEDNSLMLLFQMVANGSLVAFSHYKEGLVPLHTIQLHRHAMQILGLLLGNDNGSTAKYIRKHHLIKVLLLAVKDFNPDCGDSAYTMSIVDLLLECVELSYRPEAGGIRLREDIHNAHGYQFLVQFALLLAKGXGGQNSHSKFLPDRGVTSDYPHLANHVGKSDLVEKGGEASQDVSPTLSRLLDVLVNLAQTGPSGASGLKASKATHVKPSGHGRNRTSSSDRIVDDIWDKDNDKVKDLEAVQMLQDIFLKADSRALQGEVLNRMFKIFSSHLDNYKLCQQLRTVPLLILNMDGFPPSLQEIILKILEYAVTVVNCIPEQELLSLCCLLQQPITPDLKHTILSFFVKLLSFDQQYKKVLREVGVLEVLLEDLKQHKFLCGSEQHADDPNHLERKSSSSSSSFKKHLDSKNAILSSPKLAESDSGKFLLFEVEGTVGVAWDCMVSLLKKAEVNQTSFRSASGVTAILPLLASDIHRPGVLRVLSCLIIEDVAQAHPEELGALVDISKSGMITSALGTHYTLHNDAKCDTFGALWRILGINSSAQRVFGEATGFSLLLTTLHGFQSDGEPTNQLNLTIYFKVFTYLLRLMTAAVCDNTINRTKLHAVISSQTFYDLLSESGLISVDCERQVVQLLLELALELVLPPFMTSEGATLPNASDQETTGFILVTSSGTFDPDMERVYNAGAVRVLLRALLLFTPKLQLEVLNLVDKLARASSYNQENLTSVGCVELLLETIYPFLSGSSPILSHALKIIEVLGAYRLSASELRVLVRYILQMRLATSGRYLVDMMERLILTEDMASEDVSLAPFVELNMSKVGSASIQVPLGERSWPPAAGYSFVCWFQFRNLIKSQAKENDASKTGHTKGQGVGGQHHGPHALRIFSVGAVDSSNTFYAELRLQEDGVLTLATSNSSSLSFSGLEMEEGRWHHLAVVHSKPNALAGLFQSSFAYVYLNGKLRHTGRLGYSPSPAGKSLQVIVGTPVVCARISDLSWKLRSCYLFEEVLSPGSICFMYILGRGYRGLFQDTDLLQFVPNQACGGGSMAILDSLDADLPLAPNPQKPDNAGKSGSVQCDRSGFVWDLDKLGNLSLQLSGKKLIFAFDGTSTELLRASGTYSVLNLVDPMSAAASPIGGIPRFGRLIGDVYICKHCVIGETIRPIGGMAVILALVEAAETRDMLHMALTLLACALHQNPQNVRDMHNYRGYHLLALFLHRRMPLFDMQSLEIFFQIAACEASFSEPKKFYRSQKTLPPTTPVNEGSIEDLTLSKFREEFSSVGSHGDMDDFSAPKDSLSHISELENAEMPTETSNCIVLSNADMVEHVLLDWTVWVTAPIPIQIALLGFLEHLVSMHWYRNHNLTILRRINLVQHLLVTLQRGDVEVPVLEKLVVLLGVILEDGFLPSELEQVVRFVIMTFDPPELTSRHQIMRESMGKHVIVRNMLLEMLIDLQVTIKSEDLLEQWHKIVSSKLITYFLDEAVHPTSMRWVMTLLGVCLVSSPTFALKFRSSGGYQGLARVLPSFYDSPDIYYILFCLIFGKPVYPRLPEVRMLDFHALMPSDGIYGDLKFTELLESVIAMAKATFDRLSMQSMLAHQTGNLSQISAGVVAELADDNTDIAGELQGEALMHKTYAARLMGGEAAAPAAATSVLRFMVDLAKMCLPFSAVCRRAEFLESCIDLYFSCIRAAQAVKMAKYLSVTVEEKNLNDGDETSSSQNTFSSLPHEQEQSAKTSISMGSFPQGQTSTSSEDMPAMPNNVPNNVGTTDIDVTSSQPGLDKAVQEEAQAVATTDNDVVDRVSAVTSSSSNHLSFRDMKSTVDPVQQTDSLSLASFNMFESPVLSERSYSRTPQTSSTSPVMTSWLGGESKVNLASTPLIESAASISESDFSPEMKSASQGQSSANIMFVIDSNLLLEVDDCGYGGGPCSAGATAVLDFMAEVLSGLVTEQVKAVPVIEGILESAPLYVDAESVLVFQELCLSRLLNFLERRLLRDDEEDEKKLDKGRWSLNLEALCWLIVDRVYMGAFPRPAGVLKTLEFLLSMLQLANKDGRVEEAAPTGKGILSIGRGSRQLDAYVHAILKNTNRMILFSFLPLFLVTIGEDELLSSLGLQVEPKKRVPLNPSSEDSGIDVCTVLQLLVANRRIIFCPSNVDTDLNCCLCINLISLLRDHRRLAQNMAIDILKYLLVHRRAALEDFLVSKPNQGPPLDVLHGGFDKLLTGNLPAFFEWLHSSEHEVNKVLEQSAAIMWVQFITGSAKFPGVRIKGMDGRRKREMGRKLKEISKLDGRHWEQINERRIALELVRDAVATELRVIRQDKYGWVLHAESEWQTHLQQLVHERGIFPLAKSTHSEEPEWQLCPIEGPYRMRKKLERCKLTIDTIQNVLTGQFELGRLELPKERTENETNASDGESDVYFNLMSDNPQQDSFSSELYNGSIFKDSDDVRDAASSRTGWNDDHDSSVNETSLSSALGLGPKSSSASIQKTECVQQKSDLGSPRQSSSLKADETRTMEDKPEKELSDNGEYLIRPHLEPFERIKYKYNCERVVGLDKHDGIFLIGELSLYIIENFYIDDSGCICEKGCEDDLSIIDQALGVKKDFSCSLDSHSKSSSSWAATTKAYVGGRAWAYNGGAWGKEKVCTSGNVPHLWHMWKLDSVHEILKRDYQLRPVAIEIFSMDGCNDLLVFHKKEREEVFKNLVALNLPRNTMLDTTISGSVKPDSNEGSRLFKVMANSFSKRWQNGEISNFQYLMHLNTLAGRGYSDLTQYPVFPWILADYESENLNFSDPQTFRNLDKPMGSQTAEGEEEFRKRYESWDDPEVPKFHYGSHYSSAGIVLFYLIRLPPFSVENQKLQGGQFDHADRLFNNIKDTWLSAAGKGNTSDVKELIPEFFYMPEFLENMFDLDLGEKQSGEKVGNVVLPPWAKGSVREFIKKHREALESDYVSENLHHWIDLIFGYKQRGKAAEEAINVFYHYTYEGSVDIDSVSDPAMKASILAQINHFGQTPKQLFLKPHVKRRTNRKLPPHPLKHSQHLVPHEIRKTSSSISQIVTSGDKILVAGANTLLKPRTFVKYVAWGFPDRSLRFMSYDQDRLLSTHENLHGGNQIQCASASHDGHILVTGADEGLVCVWRIGKEAPRSVRRLQLEKALCAHTGKITCLQVSQPYMMIVSGSDDCTVILWDLSSMVFVRQLPELPAPVSAIYVNDLTGEIITAAGVMLAVWSINGECLAVINTSQLPSDFILSLAGCTFSDWMETNWYISGHQSGAIKIWKMVHCSCEDSAQSKSSGNPTGGLGLGDRVPEYRLILHKVLKFHKHPVTALHLTSDLKQLLSGDSGGHLLSWTLSEESLKTTTGRG encoded by the exons ATGAAATGGGCAACATTGCTTAAAGACTTCAAAGAAAAAGTCGGTCTCGCTGCTCAATCTCCTTCTGCTGCATCGTCTCCTTCATCTTCTACCTCTTCGCCTTTTCGTGATACCAATGTTTCTTTTCCTATCCATGACTTCACCTACTCCCCTTCCAG TGACAAACATGAACTGGAGTTGGATTTTAAGAGATATTGGGAAGAGTTCCGCTCCTCAAGCTCGGAAAAG GAGAAGGAAAAGGCCTTGAACTTGACTGTTGATGTTTTCTGTAGATTAGTGAAGCAACAGGCAAATGTAGCACTGTTGATTACTAT GTTAGTAGAGACACACATATTTTCCTTTGTTGTTGGAAGAGCTTTTGTAACAGATATTGAAAAGTTGAAACTTAGTAGCAAAATAAGATCTTTGGAAGTCGAAAGAGTGTTAAACTTTTTCTCTGAAGTCACCAAG GATGGCATCCGGCCTGGTGCAAATCTGTTGTATGCGATAGAGGTCCTTGTCTCTGGT CCTGTCGACAAACAATCTCTCCTTGATTCTGGAATCTTGTGCTGTCTCATTCATATTCTCAACTCTCTTCTTGGTCCTAATGAGGGATATCTGAGGCAAAAAGTTAGTAATGATGAGGAGCTGTTACAGACAGAGGAAAATAAGGATAACGTGGAGTCGAGCCGCAGGCTTGAG GTTGAGGGAAGTGTGGTACATGTTATGAAGGCATTGGCTGCCCATCCTTCTGCTGCACAAAGTTTGATAGAAGACAACTCCCTTATGTTACTTTTTCAAATGGTTGCCAATGGTTCTTTAGTTGCTTTTTCTCACTATAAGGAAGGCCTGGTGCCGCTGCATACCATTCAGCTACACAGACATGCTATGCAG ATACTTGGTCTTCTTCTGGGTAATGATAATGGTAGCACTGCCAAGTATATTCGGAAGCATCATTTG ATAAAAGTTCTTCTCTTGGCTGTCAAGGATTTTAACCCTGATTGTGGAGATTCTGCCTATACGATGAGCATTGTGGACTTACTTCTTGAGTGTGTTGAATTGTCTTATAGGCCAG AGGCTGGTGGTATCAGGCTTAGGGAGGATATCCACAATGCTCATGGCTATCAGTTCTTGGTTCAGTTTGCTTTACTTCTCGCAAAGGGTTAAGGTGGTCAGAATTCCCATTCTAAGTTCCTTCCTGATCGAGGAGTTACTTCAGATTATCCACATTTGGCTAATCATGTTGGTAAAAGCGATTTAGTGGAAAAAGGAGGGGAGGCATCACAAGATGTGTCCCCTACACTCTCTAGGTTACTTGATGTGCTTGTTAATCTTGCTCAAACTGGTCCTTCTGGAGCATCTGGCTTAAAAGCTTCAAAAGCTACTCATGTTAAGCCTAGTGGGCATGGCAGAAATCGTACGTCATCTTCTGACAGAATTGTTGATGATATCTGGGATAAGGATAATGACAAAGTTAAAGACCTGGAAGCTGTTCAGATGTTGCAAGACATTTTTCTTAAGGCTGATAGCAGGGCTCTGCAGGGTGAAGTACTCAACAGGATGTTTAAAATATTCTCAAGCCATCTTGACAATTACAAACTTTGTCAGCAGTTACGGACCGTGCCTCTATTGATCCTTAATATGGATGGCTTTCCGCCATCCTTGCAAGAGATAATTTTGAAGATACTTGAATATGCTGTGACTGTTGTAAATTGTATACCTGAGCAAGAGTTGCTTTCACTTTGTTGTTTGTTGCAGCAACCAATTACCCCCGATTTGAAGCATACAATTTTGTCTTTCTTTGTAAAACTCTTATCCTTCGATCAACAATACAAGAAAGTTCTAAGGGAAGTTGGCGTATTGGAGGTTCTGCTGGAGGATCTGAAACAGCACAAGTTTCTTTGTGGTTCGGAGCAGCATGCTGATGACCCTAATCATTTAGAGAGGAAATCGAGTTCAAGTTCAAGCAGCTTTAAGAAACACTTGGACAGTAAGAATGCTATACTTTCTTCACCCAAACTGGCAGAATCTGATTCAGGGAAGTTCCTTCTTTTTGAAGTTGAAGGCACAGTGGGAGTTGCCTGGGACTGTATGGTCTCATTGTTGAAGAAAGCAGAAGTAAATCAAACATCATTCCGATCAGCTAGTGGGGTGACTGCTATACTCCCTCTCTTGGCATCTGACATTCATCGTCCAGGGGTCCTTAGGGTCTTGTCATGCTTAATTATTGAAGATGTTGCACAG GCCCACCCGGAGGAGTTAGGAGCACTGGTTGACATTTCAAAAAGTGGGATGATTACAAGTGCTTTGGGAACTCATTACACACTTCATAATGATGCTAAATGTGACACTTTTGGAGCTTTATGGCGCATTCTAGGAATTAATAGTTCAGCTCAGAGGGTCTTTGGTGAAGCCACTGGGTTCTCTCTTTTATTGACCACACTTCATGGTTTTCAAAGTGATGGAGAACCCACAAATCAGTTGAATTTGACAATTTACTTTAAAGTGTTCACATACTTGTTGCGTCTAATGACAGCAGCTGTTTGTGATAACACTATTAACAGGACAAAGTTGCACGCAGTCATATCTTCCCAGACATTCTATGATCTTCTGTCTGAATCTGGTTTGATTAGTGTTGATTGTGAACGACAAGTTGTACAGCTACTGTTGGAGCTTGCTCTAGAGCTAGTGCTTCCTCCCTTCATGACTTCAGAGGGTGCCACATTACCTAATGCCTCCGACCAGGAAACAACTGGATTTATTCTAGTTACCTCATCTGGAACTTTTGACCCTGACATGGAACGTGTGTATAATGCTGGTGCTGTTAGGGTGCTCCTGCGTGCTTTGTTGCTTTTTACTCCAAAGTTGCAATTAGAGGTACTAAACCTTGTTGATAAGCTGGCCCGCGCTAGCTCCTATAACCAGGAGAACCTTACATCTGTTG GTTGTGTGGAGCTTCTCCTTGAAACAATTTACCCCTTTCTATCGGGGTCATCGCCGATACTTTCTCACGCTTTGAAAATCATCGAAGTTCTTGGGGCATACAG GTTATCTGCCTCTGAACTTCGAGTGCTTGTTAGATACATTCTGCAGATGCGACTGGCCACTTCTGGTCGTTATCTAGTTGATATGATGGAAAGGTTGATTCTTACAGAGgatatggcctcagaagatgtcTCCCTAGCACCGTTTGTCGAGTTGAACATGAGCAAGGTTGGGAGTGCTTCAATCCAAGTGCCCTTGGGAGAAAGATCTTGGCCACCTGCTGCTGGTTATTCTTTTGTTTGTTGGTTTCAGTTCCGAAATTTAATCAAGTCACAGGCGAAGGAGAATGATGCTTCAAAAACTGGACACACTAAGGGGCAAGGCGTAGGTGGGCAGCATCATGGGCCACATGCCCTGAGGATATTTTCTGTTGGAGCAGTAGACAGTTCAAACACTTTCTATGCTGAACTTCGTCTACAGGAGGATGGTGTTCTCACTCTTGCAACTAGCAATTCTTCCTCTTTGTCATTTTCAGGGTTGGAAATGGAGGAAGGAAGGTGGCATCACCTCGCTGTTGTGCATAGCAAACCAAATGCGCTGGCTGGCCTCTTTCAGTCTAGCTTTGCTTATGTTTACCTCAATGGAAAGTTAAGACACACAGGTAGATTAGGATATTCTCCTTCTCCAGCTGGCAAGTCTTTGCAGGTGATTGTTGGTACCCCGGTTGTGTGTGCACGGATTAGTGACTTGTCATGGAAGCTTAGATCTTGCTATCTTTTTGAAGAAGTTCTTTCCCCTGGTTCAATCTGCTTTATGTATATTCTTGGACGAGGGTATAGGGGTCTCTTCCAGGATACAGATTTGTTGCAATTTGTTCCTAATCAGGCCTGCGGTGGTGGTAGCATGGCAATTTTAGATTCTTTGGATGCCGACTTACCTCTGGCTCCTAATCCACAAAAGCCTGATAATGCAGGAAAGTCAGGGAGTGTTCAGTGTGACCGGAGTGGATTTGTTTGGGATTTGGACAAATTAGGGAACCTCTCCCTTCAACTTTCTGGTAAGAAGCTCATTTTTGCATTTGATGGGACAAGTACAGAGTTACTTCGAGCTTCTGGAACATACTCTGTGCTCAATCTGGTTGATCCAATGTCAGCTGCTGCTTCTCCTATTGGAG GCATACCACGCTTTGGACGACTTATTGGGGATGTCTATATTTGCAAGCATTGTGTTATCGGTGAGACAATCCGTCCCATTGGTGGCATGGCTGTTATTCTAGCTCTTGTAGAAGCAGCTGAAACAAGGGACATGCTGCACATGGCTTTGACATTACTTGCTTGTGCTCTTCATCAAAATCCACAGAATGTTAGAGACATGCATAATTACAGGGGATACCATTTGCTTGCTCTCTTCTTGCACCGGCGAATGCCATTATTTGACATGCAATCGCTTGAAATCTTTTTCCAGATTGCCGCATGTGAGGCCTCTTTCTCTGAACCAAAGAAGTTCTATCGTTCCCAGAAGACACTGCCACCTACCACGCCCGTCAATGAGGGAAGCATTGAAGACCTTACTTTGTCCAAATTCCGGGAAGAATTTTCTTCAGTTGGATCTCATGGAgacatggatgatttttctgcaCCTAAAGATTCCTTGAGTCATATTTCTGAGCTCGAAAATGCTGAAATGCCAACTGAGACATCTAATTGCATAGTTCTTTCAAATGCTGATATGGTTGAGCATGTTTTGTTGGACTGGACTGTTTGGGTAACGGCCCCAATTCCAATACAGATTGCTTTACTGGGCTTCCTTGAGCATCTGGTTTCAATGCACTGGTATAGGAATCATAATCTGACAATTCTGCGCAGAATTAACCTTGTTCAACATTTACTTGTAACTTTGCAAAGAGGTGATGTGGAAGTACCGGTGCTAGAAAAATTAGTTGTATTGTTAGGTGTTATATTGGAAGATGGGTTCTTACCCTCTGAACTGGAACAAGTGGTTAGATTTGTGATCATGACATTTGATCCACCAGAATTAACATCAAGGCATCAAATTATGAGAGAATCTATGGGAAAGCATGTTATTGTAAGGAACATGTTACTTGAGATGCTGATTGATCTGCAAGTGACGATAAAATCAGAGGATTTGCTTGAGCAGTGGCACAAAattgtttcatcaaaattaataactTATTTTCTTGATGAAGCTGTTCATCCTACAAGTATGAGGTGGGTCATGACTCTTCTTGGTGTGTGCCTTGTGTCTTCTCCAACATTTGCACTTAAATTTCGCTCAAGTGGAGGCTATCAAGGTTTGGCAAGAGTTCTTCCAAGTTTCTATGATTCCCCTGATATATACTATATCCTGTTTTGTCTTATTTTCGGCAAGCCTGTATACCCAAGACTGCCTGAAGTCCGGATGCTAGATTTTCATGCCCTAATGCCAAGTGATGGCATATATGGAGATTTGAAATTTACTGAGCTGTTGGAATCTGTGATTGCTATGGCAAAGGCAACTTTTGATAGGTTGTCTATGCAGTCAATGCTTGCCCATCAAACTGGCAACCTTTCCCAGATCAGTGCTGGAGTTGTAGCAGAGCTGGCAGACGACAATACAGACATAGCTGGAGAGCTTCAGGGTGAAGCCCTTATGCACAAAACTTATGCAGCCCGGCTGATGGGTGGTGAGGCTGCAGCACCTGCTGCTGCTACCTCTGTCCTTAGGTTCATGGTTGATCTTGCAAAAATGTGTCTTCCTTTCTCAGCTGTTTGCCGAAGAGCAGAATTTCTTGAAAGTTGCATCgacctttatttttcttgtatcaG GGCTGCACAAGCTGTGAAAATGGCTAAATATCTTTCTGTAACAGTGGAAGAGAAGAACTTAAATGATGGTGATGAAACTAGCAGCTCCCAAAATACTTTTTCTAGTTTGCCTCACGAACAGGAACAGTCAGCCAAGACCTCTATAAGTATGGGAAGCTTTCCACAGGGACAGACTAGTACAAGCTCTGAAGATATGCCAGCGATGCCGAACAATGTGCCGAACAATGTAGGTACAACAGATATTGATGTTACTTCATCGCAGCCAGGTTTAGACAAAGCAGTACAGGAAGAAGCGCAAGCTGTTGCAACAACAGACAATGATGTTGTTGACCGTGTGTCTGCTGTCACATCCTCCAGCAGCAATCATCTTAGCTTCCGCGATATGAAAAGCACAGTAGATCCTGTCCAGCAAACTGATTCACTGAGTTTGGCATCCTTTAATATGTTTGAATCTCCTGTATTGTCGGAGAGATCCTACTCCCGAACTCCGCAAACCTCTTCCACGTCTCCAGTGATGACATCTTGGCTGGGAGGTGAATCAAAAGTCAACCTAGCATCAACACCCTTGATTGAGTCTGCTGCATCTATCAGTGAATCAGATTTCTCTCCTGAGATGAAATCTGCTTCTCAAGGACAATCTTCTGCAAACATAATGTTTGTGATTGATTCAAATTTGCTTCTTGAGGTGGACGACTGTGGGTATGGTGGAGGGCCATGCTCCGCTGGAGCTACAGCTGTTCTTGATTTTATGGCGGAAGTTTTGTCTGGTTTGGTAACTGAACAAGTGAAGGCAGTACCTGTCATCGAGGGTATTTTGGAGAGTGCTCCTTTGTATGTTGATGCTGAATCTGTCTTGGTATTTCAGGAACTCTGCCTCAGTAGACTACTGAACTTCCTCGAAAGGCGTCTTTTGCGGGATGATGAGGAAGATGAGAAAAAGTTGGATAAGGGCCGTTGGTCCCTTAACTTGGAAGCATTATGCTGGCTGATAGTGGATAGAGTTTATATGGGTGCTTTTCCTCGGCCTGCTGGTGTACTGAAGACTCTGGAGTTCTTGTTATCTATGCTACAATTGGCTAATAAGGATGGGCGTGTTGAAGAAGCTGCGCCAACAGGGAAAGGAATCCTGTCTATTGGTAGAGGAAGTAGGCAACTGGATGCTTATGTACATGCGATTCTGAAGAACACGAACAGAATGATTTTATTCTCTTTCCTCCCATTGTTCTTGGTAACCATTGGAGAAGATGAACTACTTTCTTCTTTAGGTTTGCAAGTGGAGCCAAAGAAAAGAGTGCCCTTGAACCCATCCTCGGAGGATAGTGGAATTGATGTTTGCACGGTGTTACAGTTGCTAGTCGCTAATAGAAGGATAATATTTTGTCCCAGCAACGTTGACACGGATTTAAATTGCTGTCTTTGCATAAATCTAATTTCTCTTCTTCGCGATCATAGGCGTCTTGCACAGAACATGGCTATTGATATTCTCAAGTATCTCCTAGTTCACCGAAGGGCTGCACTTGAAGACTTTCTTGTCTCTAAACCGAATCAAGGACCTCCTTTGGATGTTCTTCATGGTGGGTTTGACAAGCTCTTAACTGGAAACTTACCTGCATTTTTTGAGTGGCTTCATAGTTCTGAACATGAAGTTAATAAAGTGTTGGAGCAGTCTGCTGCCATTATGTGGGTTCAGTTTATTACTGGGTCAGCTAAGTTTCCTGGGGTTAGGATTAAAGGCATGGATGGTCGACGTAAGAGAGAAATGGGGAGGAAATTAAAGGAGATATCGAAGTTGGATGGAAGACATTGGGAGCAGATAAATGAACGAAGAATTGCTCTTGAGTTGGTTCGCGATGCAGTGGCTACTGAACTAAGAGTTATTCGCCAGGATAAGTATGGTTGGGTGCTACATGCAGAGAGTGAGTGGCAGACTCATCTACAACAACTTGTCCATGAGCGAGGAATCTTCCCCTTGGCCAAGTCCACTCATAGTGAAGAGCCTGAGTGGCAACTTTGCCCCATTGAAGGTCCATATAGGATGCGGAAGAAGCTCGAGCGTTGCAAATTAACAATTGACACTATCCAAAATGTTCTGACTGGACAATTTGAGTTAGGAAGACTAGAACTTCCAAAGGAGAGGACTGAGAATGAAACTAATGCCTCTGATGGTGAGTCTGATGTTTATTTCAATCTCATGAGTGACAATCCTCAACAGGACTCTTTCAGTAGTGAACTTTATAATGGATCAATTTTCAAAGACTCGGATGATGTTAGAGATGCAGCTTCTAGTAGAACTGGATGGAATGACGACCATGATAGTAGCGTTAATGAAACAAGTCTCAGCTCTGCTCTTGGTCTTGGACCCAAGTCCAGTAGTGCTTCCATTCAAAAAACTGAGTGTGTTCAACAGAAGTCGGATCTAGGATCTCCCAGGCAATCTTCTTCTCTAAAAGCTGATGAAACAAGAACGATGGAGGACAAACCGGAGAAGGAACTAAGTGATAATGGTGAATACTTGATTAGGCCTCATTTGGAACCTTTTGAGAGGATAAAGTACAAATATAACTGCGAGAGAGTGGTTGGTCTTGATAAACATGATGGTATATTTCTGATTGGAGAACTATCGTTGTACATCATTGAGAATTTTTACATTGATGACTCGGGGTGCATATGTGAAAAAGGATGTGAAGATGATCTATCTATCATTGATCAGGCTTTAGGTGTAAAAAAGGACTTCTCGTGTAGCTTGGACTCCCACTCAAAGTCAAGTTCTTCCTGGGCTGCAACAACAAAGGCCTATGTTGGGGGACGGGCATGGGCATATAATGGTGGCGCTTGGGGAAAGGAAAAGGTTTGTACCAGTGGTAATGTGCCCCATCTTTGGCATATGTGGAAGCTTGACAGTGTTCATGAGATTTTAAAGCGTGATTATCAACTTCGGCCTGTCGCCATTGAGATCTTTAGCATGGATGGCTGCAATGATCTTCTGGTTTTCCACAAAAAGGAGAGAGAAGAGGTTTTCAAGAATTTGGTGGCCCTGAATCTTCCCAGAAACACCAT GTTGGACACAACAATATCAGGGTCCGTAAAACCAGATAGCAATGAAGGGAGCCGTCTTTTCAAGGTTATGGCAAACTCATTCTCTAAGAGATGGCAAAATGGTGAAATTAGCAATTTCCAGTACCTCATGCACCTCAACACGCTCGCAGGACGTGGTTATAGTGATCTCACCCAGTATCCTGTGTTCCCCTGGATTTTAGCGGATTATGAGAGTGAGAATCTGAACTTTTCCGATCCCCAAACTTTCCGAAATCTTGATAAACCAATGGGCAGTCAAACAGCAGAAGGTGAAGAGGAGTTCAGAAAAAG ATATGAGAGCTGGGATGATCCCGAGGTTCCCAAATTCCATTATGGTTCTCACTACTCCAGCGCTGGAATTGTCCTATTCTACCTCATACGTCTACCCCCTTTCAGCGTTGAAAATCAGAAGCTGCAGGGTGGCCAATTTGATCATGCTGATCGTCTTTTCAATAATATAAAGGATACATGGCTGAGTGCTGCAGGGAAAGGCAATACTTCAGATGTTAAAGAATTAATTCCTGAGTTCTTTTATATGCCAGAGTTCCTGGAGAATATGTTCGATCTTGACCTTGGTGAGAAACAGTCAGGAGAGAAG GTTGGCAATGTTGTATTGCCTCCATGGGCTAAAGGCAGTGTTAGAGAGTTTATTAAAAAGCATAGAGAAGCACTGGAGTCTGATTATGTTTCAGAGAATCTGCATCACTGGATAGACCTAATCTTTGGTTACAAACAGAGAGGGAAA GCAGCTGAAGAAGCGATTAATGTGTTCTATCACTACACTTATGAAGGCAGTGTTGACATCGACTCGGTTAGTGATCCAGCAATGAAAGCCTCAATTCTTGCTCAAATTAATCACTTTGGGCAAACACCAAAACAACTATTCCTGAAACCCCATGTCAAGAGGCGAACTAATCGGAAGCTTCCTCCTCACCCTTTGAAGCACTCTCAGCATCTTGTTCCACACGAGATTCGTAAAACCTCATCTTCTATATCTCAGATTGTCACTTCTGGTGACAAAATTCTTGTGGCAGGGGCAAATACCTTGCTGAAGCCTAGAACATTCGTTAAATATGTTGCCTGGGGTTTTCCAGACCGCAGTTTGAGatttatgagttatgatcaaGATAGGCTTCTCTCCACTCATGAGAATCTTCATGGAGGGAACCAGATACAGTGTGCCAGTGCTAGTCATGACGGCCATATTCTAGTTACAGGGGCTGACGAGGGATTGGTCTGTGTTTGGAGGATTGGTAAAGAGGCACCCCGTTCTGTAAGGCGCTTGCAGTTGGAGAAGGCTCTCTGTGCTCATACAGGCAAAATCACATGCTTACAAGTAAGCCAGCCGTACATGATGATTGTGAGTGGATCGGATGACTGCACTGTTATCTTGTGGGACCTTAGCTCCATGGTTTTTGTTAGGCAACTTCCTGAGTTACCTGCTCCTGTTTCAGCGATTTACGTGAATGATCTGACTGGGGAAATTATTACTGCTGCCGGTGTAATGCTTGCTGTTTGGAGCATAAATGGGGAGTGCCTTGCCGTCATCAACACATCACAGCTTCCGTCAGACTTCATCCTTTCGCTTGCTGGTTGCACATTCTCTGATTGGATGGAAACTAACTGGTATATCTCAGGCCACCAGAGTGGAGCCATTAAAATTTGGAAAATGGTACATTGCTCTTGTGAGGACAGTGCCCAAAGCAAATCAAGTGGCAATCCTACCGGAGGGTTAGGACTCGGGGATAGAGTGCCAGAGTATAGGTTGATCCTTCACAAGGTACTAAAGTTTCACAAGCACCCTGTAACAGCCCTGCACCTTACTAGTGATCTGAAACAGTTATTAAGTGGGGATTCTGGAGGACATTTGCTTTCGTGGACACTCTCTGAAGAGAGCTTGAAAACGACGACTGGTCGGGGGTGA